A DNA window from Theobroma cacao cultivar B97-61/B2 chromosome 5, Criollo_cocoa_genome_V2, whole genome shotgun sequence contains the following coding sequences:
- the LOC18600207 gene encoding calcium-transporting ATPase 12, plasma membrane-type — MSLRCHKPGEPAVPDASDTPVAKRQQRRWRSVFAAIYSARILVSLYKKVINDKQILRTLSYIAIDIHEHDSSDHHLPSLWVDQNTLTEMVREKNLENLRKLGGAKKIAVSLETDEKDGISGNEADLAHRMDVFGANRYQKPPIKSLLSFIFEAFKDTTIIMLLVCAILSLGFGIKQHGIEDGWYDGGSIIFAVFLVVVISAGSNFKQNRQFEKLSNESSDIRVEVVRDGCRQFISVFEVVVGDVVCLKIGDQIPADGLFLDGHSLKVDESSMTGESDHVEINSNNNPFMLSGTKVMDGFGFMLVTSVGVNTAWGEMMSSINRDLDEETPLQARLNMLTSYIGKIGLTVAILVLAVLLIRYFTGYTKDDKGNKEYIHGKTKLDSIMNSVVNIISAAITIVVVAIPEGLPLAVTLTLAYSMKQMMADHAMVRKLSACETMGSATTICTDKTGTLTLNEMNVTEFWLGKECMKDSISTEIAPNVHELLQQAIALNTTGTVYKPNSRSLPEISGSPTEKAILSWAVLDLGMNVDNPEQDYDVIQVAAFNSEKKRSGVLIRRKNESATHTHWKGAAEMIVAMCSQYYDRSGTVKVMDDEERTEIGKIIQNMAAKSLRCIAFAHTKIPEDNEPVLGESRLTLVGLVGLKDPCRPGVRRAVESCIDAGVSIKMITGDNVFTAKAIAIECGILQPHEDVNEAVIEGVEFRNYSPEERMEKINKVRVMARSSPFDKLLMVQCLKQKGHVVAVTGDGTNDAPALKEADIGLSMGIQGTEVAKESSDIIILDDNFTSVVTVLRWGRCVYNNIQKFIQFQLTVNVAALVINFIAALSSGEVPLTAVQLLWVNLIMDTFGALALATERPTDDLMTNPPVGRSKPLISNIMWRNLIAQALYQVAVLLTLQFRGKSVFGVDERVKNTLIFNTFVFCQVFNEFNARKLEKKNIFKGLHKNKLFLGIVGITIILQVVMVEFLKRFANTQRLNWGQWGSCIGLAALSWPIGWLVKWIPV; from the coding sequence ATGTCTTTGAGATGTCATAAACCTGGTGAACCAGCCGTGCCTGATGCAAGTGATACCCCAGTGGCCAAACGTCAGCAGCGACGGTGGCGTTCAGTTTTTGCAGCCATATATTCTGCCAGGATTCTTGTTTCTTTGTACAAGAAAGTTATTAACGATAAGCAGATCTTGCGTACTCTATCCTATATTGCCATTGATATCCATGAACATGACTCAAGTGATCATCACCTACCTTCTCTCTGGGTTGATCAAAACACACTCACAGAGATGGTAAGAGAGAAGAACCTTGAAAACCTACGTAAACTTGGAGGAGCGAAAAAGATTGCTGTAAGTCTTGAAACTGATGAGAAGGATGGCATCAGTGGCAATGAGGCTGATCTTGCGCACAGGATGGATGTCTTCGGTGCCAACAGGTATCAGAAACCACCTATCAAAAGCCTTCTTAGCTTTATTTTTGAAGCTTTTAAGGATACCACCATTATCATGCTCCTGGTTTGTGCAATACTCTCTCTGGGCTTTGGCATTAAGCAGCATGGCATAGAGGACGGGTGGTATGATGGTGGGAGTATTATCTTTGCTGTCTTTCTAGTTGTTGTCATATCTGCTGGCAGTAATTTTAAGCAAAACAGACAATTCGAGAAACTTTCAAATGAGAGTAGTGATATAAGAGTGGAAGTAGTCAGAGATGGATGCCGCCAATTTATATCAGTCTTTGAAGTTGTCGTGGGTGATGTTGTGTGCTTGAAAATTGGTGATCAAATTCCGGCAGATGGATTGTTCTTGGATGGACACTCTTTGAAGGTAGATGAATCTAGCATGACAGGGGAAAGTGACCACGTTGAGATCAATAGCAACAACAATCCTTTCATGCTCTCTGGTACAAAGGTGATGGACGGATTTGGTTTTATGCTTGTCACTTCTGTTGGCGTGAATACGGCATGGGGGGAGATGATGAGTTCCATAAACAGAGATTTAGATGAAGAGACTCCACTACAGGCTCGCCTCAACATGCTAACTTCTTATATTGGGAAGATTGGATTGACAGTGGCTATACTTGTTCTTGCAGTTTTGCTCATTCGTTACTTCACTGGATACACAAAAGATGACAAGGGAAACAAAGAATATATCCACGGCAAGACCAAGCTAGACAGCATAATGAACTCAGTGGTGAACATTATTTCTGCAGCAATTACCATTGTGGTGGTAGCAATTCCAGAAGGCCTTCCTTTGGCAGTAACTCTGACTCTGGCTTATTCTATGAAGCAAATGATGGCTGATCATGCAATGGTCAGAAAACTTTCTGCTTGTGAGACAATGGGCTCAGCCACAACAATCTGCACAGACAAAACAGGTACCCTtactttaaatgaaatgaacgTTACTGAGTTTTGGCTAGGAAAAGAATGCATGAAGGATAGTATTTCCACAGAAATAGCACCTAATGTCCATGAGTTACTGCAACAAGCGATTGCTTTAAACACAACTGGTACTGTTTATAAGCCAAATTCTAGATCACTTCCTGAGATTTCTGGTAGTCCAACTGAGAAAGCAATACTCTCGTGGGCTGTATTAGATTTGGGCATGAACGTAGATAACCCAGAGCAAGATTATGATGTCATCCAAGTAGCAGCCTTCAATTCAGAGAAAAAGAGGAGTGGAGTTTTGATAAGGAGAAAGAATGAGAGTGCTACACACACACACTGGAAGGGTGCTGCTGAGATGATAGTGGCCATGTGCTCACAATATTATGATAGAAGTGGAACAGTTAAAGTCATGGACGATGAAGAAAGGACAGAAATCGGGAAAATCATTCAGAATATGGCAGCCAAAAGCTTGAGGTGCATAGCATTTGCACACACAAAGATTCCAGAGGACAACGAGCCGGTTTTGGGAGAAAGCAGACTGACCTTGGTAGGGTTGGTGGGTTTGAAAGACCCATGTCGTCCTGGTGTCAGAAGAGCTGTAGAATCTTGCATAGATGCTGGAGTAAGTATCAAGATGATAACTGGAGACAATGTTTTCACAGCAAAAGCTATAGCAATTGAATGCGGCATTCTACAACCTCACGAGGATGTGAACGAAGCTGTAATTGAAGGTGTAGAGTTCAGGAATTACTCACCAGAAGAGAGAATGGAGAAGATCAATAAAGTCCGTGTGATGGCCAGATCCTCACCGTTTGACAAACTTCTGATGGTACAGTGTCTAAAGCAGAAAGGTCATGTTGTAGCAGTCACTGGGGATGGGACAAATGATGCACCAGCTTTGAAGGAAGCAGATATTGGACTTTCCATGGGAATCCAAGGAACTGAAGTTGCCAAAGAAAGCTCAGACATAATCATCTTGGATGATAACTTCACCTCTGTGGTGACAGTTTTAAGGTGGGGTAGGTGTGTCTACAACAACATTCAGAAATTCATTCAGTTTCAGCTCACGGTGAATGTAGCTGCCCTAGTCATCAACTTTATTGCAGCATTATCTTCCGGTGAAGTCCCACTGACTGCAGTCCAGCTATTGTGGGTGAACCTAATAATGGACACCTTTGGGGCTTTAGCTTTGGCCACTGAGCGACCTACAGATGATCTAATGACAAACCCACCTGTCGGTCGATCCAAGCCCCTTATATCGAATATAATGTGGAGGAACCTCATCGCTCAAGCCTTGTATCAAGTTGCAGTTCTACTAACCCTTCAGTTCAGGGGAAAATCTGTCTTCGGTGTGGATGAGAGGGTCAAGAACACGCTCATTTTCAACACTTTTGTCTTCTGCCAAGTGTTCAATGAGTTTAATGCAAGAAAactagagaaaaagaatatattcAAGGGATTGCACAAGAACAAACTCTTTCTTGGGATTGTTGGCATAACTATAATTCTTCAAGTGGTAATGGTGGAATTCTTGAAGAGGTTTGCTAACACTCAGAGGCTGAACTGGGGGCAATGGGGTTCTTGTATTGGATTAGCAGCTTTATCCTGGCCAATTGGCTGGCTAGTTAAGTGGATTCCAGTATGA
- the LOC18600212 gene encoding cytosolic Fe-S cluster assembly factor NBP35, which yields MENGEIPENANEHCPGPNSETAGKSDACQGCPNQEVCATAPKGPDPDLVAIVERMATVKHKILILSGKGGVGKSTFSAQLSFALAAKEFQVGLLDIDICGPSIPKMLGLEGQDIHQSNLGWSPVYVESNLGVMSIGFMLPNPDEAVIWRGPRKNGLIKQFLKDVYWGELDFLVVDAPPGTSDEHISIVQFLQATGIDGAIIVTTPQQVSLIDVRKEVNFCKKVGVPVLGVVENMSGLCQPLMDFRFLRMMETGEHTDVTEKVIEYMREKAPEMVDLIAASEVFDSSGGGAAKMCREMGVPFLGKVPLDPHLCKAAEEGKSCFVDQKCGVSAPALKHIIEKLMTNYWPEEMAVEQ from the exons ATGGAGAATGGAGAAATCCCAGAAAACGCCAACGAAc ATTGCCCGGGTCCTAATTCAGAGACGGCGGGTAAATCCGATGCCTGCCAAGGTTGCCCTAATCAGGAAGTTTGTGCCACTGCCCCTAAGGGCCCTGACCCTG ACTTGGTTGCAATTGTGGAAAGAATGGCTACTGTTAAGCATAAGATACTGATTTTATCAGGGAAGGGAGGAGTTGGCAAAAGCACTTTTTCTGCCCAGCTCTCATTTGCACTAGCTGCTAAGGAATTCCAGGTGGGTCTCCTGGACATTGATATATGTGGCCCTAGCATTCCAAAGATGCTTGGCCTAGAAGGTCAAGACATTCACCAGAGCAATCTTGGCTGGTCTCCTGTTTATGTTGAATCCAACCTTGGGGTCATGTCGATTGGGTTCATGCTCCCCAACCCCGACGAAGCTGTCATTTGGAGAGGACCGCGTAAAAATGGGCTTATCAAGCAATTCCTTAAGGATGTATATTGGGGTGAGCTTGATTTTCTGGTTGTTGATGCCCCACCTGGGACCTCTGATGAGCACATCTCAATTGTCCAATTCCTTCAGGCTACTGGAATAGATGGAGCAATCATCGTCACTACGCCTCAGCAAGTCTCTTTGATTGATGTGCGGAAAGAAGTTAATTTCTGCAAAAAAGTTGGAGTACCAGTTCTTGGGGTTGTTGAGAACATGAGTGGCTTGTGTCAACCATTGATGGATTTCAGGTTTTTGAGGATGATGGAGACTGGTGAACACACAGATGTCACGGAGAAGGTCATCGAGTATATGAGGGAGAAAGCACCAGAAATGGTAGATCTCATCGCTGCCAGTGAAGTCTTTGATAGCAGCGGTGGTGGTGCAGCAAAAATGTGTCGAGAGATGGGAGTACCATTCCTCGGTAAGGTGCCATTAGATCCACATCTTTGTAAGGCAGCTGAAGAAGGCAAATCTTGCTTCGTTGATCAGAAATGTGGGGTGAGTGCTCCTGCATTGAAGCATATCATTGAGAAACTAATGACAAATTATTGGCCCGAAGAAATGGCTGTGGAACAGTAG
- the LOC18600213 gene encoding perakine reductase, producing the protein MAEKQQRIQIPRVKLGKQGLEVSKLGFGCLGLSGTYNDPFPDDVGMSIIKHAFDRGITFFDTSDIYGPKTNEILVGKALKQLPREKVQLATKFGIAKWDATGVIVNGTPEYVRASVEASLKRLDVEYIDLYYQHRVDTTTPIEDTMGELKKLVEEGKIKYIGLSEASPETIKRAHAVHPITAVQMEWSLWTRDIEEEIVPLCRQLGIGIVPYSPLGRGFFGGRAVEESVPANSLLGILPRFQRENLERNKVLYLKVKKLAEKHGCTPAQLALAWVLHQGDDAVPIPGTTKIKNLDSNIDSLRVKLTEEDLKEICDVIPINEVAGRRTLDSFFQATWKFANTPPKENKIFS; encoded by the exons ATGGCTGAGAAGCAGCAGAGAATCCAGATTCCTAGAGTGAAGCTGGGAAAGCAAGGACTTGAG GTTTCCAAGTTGGGGTTTGGCTGTTTGGGACTTTCTGGAACCTACAATGATCCTTTCCCTGATGATGTTGGCATGTCGATCATCAAGCATGCTTTCGATAGAGGAATCACTTTCTTCGATACATCAGATATCTATGGACCCAAAACTAATGAAATACTGGTTGGAAAG GCATTGAAGCAGCTACCGCGAGAGAAGGTGCAGTTAGCCACAAAATTTGGTATTGCAAAATGGGATGCTACTGGTGTCATAGTAAATGGTACTCCTGAATATGTCCGTGCCTCTGTTGAGGCTAGCCTGAAGCGCCTTGATGTGGAATACATTGATCTTTACTATCAGCACAGGGTCGACACCACCACTCCAATAGAGGATACT ATGGGTGAACTCAAGAAGTTGGTGGAGGAAGGGAAAATAAAGTACATTGGTTTATCCGAAGCTAGCCCTGAAACTATAAAGAGAGCACATGCGGTTCATCCCATAACAGCTGTACAAATGGAATGGTCGCTCTGGACTCGTGACATTGAGGAAGAAATAGTCCCCCTTTGCAG GCAACTGGGAATTGGGATAGTTCCATACAGCCCTCTTGGTCGTGGTTTCTTTGGTGGCAGAGCAGTTGAGGAAAGTGTGCCTGCAAATAGTCTTCTG GGAATTCTCCCAAGGTTTCAAAGGGAAAACTTGGAAAGAAACAAGGTCTTATATCTGAAAGTAAAGAAGTTGGCTGAGAAGCATGGATGTACCCCTGCACAGCTTGCACTTGCCTGGGTTCTTCATCAAGGAGATGATGCAGTACCTATTCCTG GAACAACCAAGATCAAAAATCTTGATAGCAACATTGATTCACTGAGGGTGAAGCTCACTGAAGAAGATTTAAAAGAGATTTGTGATGTGATCCCCATAAATGAGGTAGCAGGGCGTAGAACGCTGGATAGTTTTTTTCAGGCCACATGGAAATTCGCCAATACACCCCCAAAGGAGAACAAGATTTTCAGTTGA
- the LOC18600214 gene encoding probable aldo-keto reductase 1 has product MAEEQQRFQIPRVKLGNQGLEVSKLGFGCMGLSGAYNDPLPDDVGISIIKHAFDRGITFFDTSDIYGPKTNEVLVGKGLKQLPREKVQLATKFGFAKMEATGVTVNGTPEYVRASVEASLKRLDVEYIDLYYQHRVDTTTPIEDTMGELKKLVEEGKIKYIGLSEASPETITRAHAVHPITAVQMEWSLWTRDIEEEIVPLCRQLGIGIVPYSPLGRGFFGGRAVEESVPANSFLRFFPRFQGENFDRNKILYLKVKKMAEKHGCTTAQLALAWVLHQGDDVVPIPGTTKTKNLDGNIDSLRVKLTEEDLQEICDVIPINEVGGARMPDGLSHLTWKFANTPPKDSKIST; this is encoded by the exons ATGGCTGAGGAGCAGCAGAGATTTCAGATTCCTAGAGTGAAACTGGGAAATCAAGGACTTGAG GTTTCCAAGTTAGGGTTTGGCTGTATGGGACTTTCTGGAGCCTACAATGATCCTCTCCCTGATGATGTTGGCATATCGATCATCAAGCACGCTTTCGATAGAGGAATCACTTTCTTCGATACATCAGATATCTATGGACCCAAAACTAATGAAGTACTGGTTGGAAAG GGATTGAAGCAGCTACCGCGAGAGAAGGTGCAGTTAGCCACAAAATTTGGTTTTGCGAAAATGGAAGCTACTGGTGTCACCGTAAACGGTACTCCTGAATATGTCCGTGCCTCTGTTGAGGCTAGCCTTAAGCGCCTTGATGTGGAATACATTGATCTCTACTATCAGCACAGGGTCGACACCACCACTCCAATAGAGGATACC ATGGGTGAACTTAAGAAGTTGGTGGAGGAAGGGAAAATAAAGTACATTGGTTTATCTGAAGCTAGCCCTGAAACTATAACGAGAGCACACGCGGTTCATCCCATAACTGCTGTACAAATGGAGTGGTCCCTCTGGACTCGTGACATTGAGGAAGAAATAGTCCCCCTTTGCAG GCAACTTGGAATTGGGATTGTTCCATATAGCCCTCTTGGTCGGGGTTTCTTTGGTGGCAGAGCAGTTGAGGAAAGTGTGCCTGCAAATAGTTTTCTG AGATTTTTCCCAAGGTTTCAAGGAGAAAACTTTGACAGAAACAAGATCTTATATCTGAAAGTAAAGAAGATGGCTGAGAAGCATGGATGTACCACTGCACAACTTGCACTTGCCTGGGTTCTTCATCAAGGAGATGATGTAGTACCTATTCCTG GAACAACAAAGACAAAAAATCTTGATGGCAACATTGATTCACTGAGGGTGAAGCTCACAGAAGAAGATTTACAAGAGATTTGTGATGTGATCCCCATTAATGAGGTAGGAGGCGCTCGTATGCCGGATGGTTTAAGTCATCTGACGTGGAAGTTTGCTAACACACCACCAAAGGATAGCAAGATTTCAACTTAA
- the LOC18600215 gene encoding probable aldo-keto reductase 1 produces MVEEQKRIQIPRMKLGNQGLEVSKLGFGCAELSVVAYGDPLPDDVGISIIKHAFDRGITFFDTSDSYGPKTNEILVGKALKQLPREKVQLATKFGIAKRDATGVIVNGTPEYVRTSVEASLKRLDVEYIDLYYQHRVDTTTPIEDTMGELKKLVEEGKIKYIGLSEASPETIKRAHAAHPITAVQMEWSLWTRDIEEEIVPLCRQLGIGIVPYSPLGRGFFGGKAVDESVPADSFLRLFPRFQGENFDRNKILYLKVKKMAEKHGCTTAQLALAWVLHQGNDVVPIPGTTKTKNLDGNIDSLRVKLTEEDLQEICDVIPINEVAGARMPDGLSHLTWKFANTPPKDSKIST; encoded by the exons ATGGTTGAGGAGcagaagagaattcaaattcCTAGAATGAAACTGGGAAATCAAGGACTTGAG GTTTCCAAGTTGGGGTTTGGCTGCGCGGAACTTTCTGTTGTAGCCTACGGTGATCCTCTCCCTGATGATGTTGGCATATCGATCATCAAGCATGCTTTTGATAGAGGAATCACTTTCTTCGATACATCAGATAGCTATGGACCCAAAACTAATGAAATACTGGTTGGAAAG GCATTGAAGCAGCTACCGCGAGAGAAGGTGCAGTTAGCCACAAAATTTGGTATTGCAAAAAGGGATGCTACTGGTGTCATTGTAAATGGTACTCCTGAATATGTCCGCACCTCTGTTGAGGCTAGCCTGAAGCGCCTTGATGTGGAATACATTGATCTCTACTATCAGCACAGGGTCGACACCACCACTCCTATAGAGGATACT ATGGGTGAACTCAAGAAGTTGGTGGAAGAAGGGAAAATAAAGTACATTGGTTTATCTGAAGCTAGCCCCGAAACTATAAAGAGAGCACATGCGGCTCATCCCATAACTGCTGTACAAATGGAGTGGTCGCTCTGGACTCGTGACATTGAGGAAGAAATAGTCCCCCTTTGCAG GCAACTCGGAATTGGGATTGTTCCATACAGCCCTCTTGGTCGTGGTTTCTTTGGTGGCAAAGCAGTTGATGAAAGTGTGCCTGCAGATAGTTTTCTG AGATTGTTCCCAAGGTTTCAAGGAGAAAACTTTGACAGAAACAAGATCTTATATCTGAAAGTAAAGAAGATGGCTGAGAAGCATGGATGTACCACTGCACAACTTGCACTTGCCTGGGTTCTTCATCAAGGAAATGATGTAGTACCTATTCCTG GAACAACAAAGACAAAAAATCTTGATGGCAACATTGATTCACTGAGGGTGAAGCTCACAGAAGAAGATTTACAAGAGATTTGTGATGTGATCCCCATTAATGAGGTAGCAGGCGCTCGTATGCCGGATGGTTTAAGTCATCTGACGTGGAAGTTTGCTAACACACCACCAAAGGATAGCAAGATTTCAACTTAA